The window TTTGCTAAAATTTCATTTGTAACAGTAATATCAAGTTGTTCTTTTACTATTTTTATATTAGTAAGAGTTGAGTTTATATTTTTGTTTTTCAGTTTAAATTTATCTAGTTTCAAGAAGTTTTCTTGGATGTCAATCATGGTTAAGCTAGTTATAGCAATATGTTCTCCATGATATAGTAGGTTAGCATTCTTAGCATCTTGCATTTCGTATAAATGTGCTATCATATGTTCTCCTTGGCTTGCTGGATAACTACCTGAGCAAAAGGTCATAGCAAGCCCACTATAAATTAATATTTCAGTTAATAAGCTAATCATACTTAAATCTTTTTTTACTAGAAGATCAGTGTTTTTAAATAATTTTTCTTCTAACTCATAGGTAAGATCAAAGGGTATTTCACTATAGTAACTGGAAAGAATATAATTAGATGCAAGCCAATCAGCTCGGCAAATTGTTGAGCATATACTATCACTTAAGCCGCTCTTAATTAATCTAATAGGGGCATTTGCTAGGATGTTTAAATCAAAATAACCAGCTAAAGCTATTTTAGCTTTAAAGCTTTGTTTTAGATTATTGGCAATTAAGGAGGCATTTTCAGAGTAATAACCATTCATTGATGGGGCAGTTGCAAAAACTACATATGGCTTATTAGCAATGTAAGCTGCATATTTGACTAAATCATTAATAGTTCCACTGCCAATAGCTATAGCATAGTTATAATTTGCAAGCTCTCTGGCTAAATCTTCTG of the Alphaproteobacteria bacterium genome contains:
- a CDS encoding iron-containing alcohol dehydrogenase; the encoded protein is MYKIIKPASIINKDFESKIIISDDIFSNLSTIIAKYPKSLIITDENIKEKLLGDFSPINLKLFAKNIKAKKNIAEDLARELANYNYAIAIGSGTINDLVKYAAYIANKPYVVFATAPSMNGYYSENASLIANNLKQSFKAKIALAGYFDLNILANAPIRLIKSGLSDSICSTICRADWLASNYILSSYYSEIPFDLTYELEEKLFKNTDLLVKKDLSMISLLTEILIYSGLAMTFCSGSYPASQGEHMIAHLYEMQDAKNANLLYHGEHIAITSLTMIDIQENFLKLDKFKLKNKNINSTLTNIKIVKEQLDITVTNEILAKKWPGLKAKIKERFRSKAEIKHILKQANIDVLKNKKLLNNKIYIESVNNAFLTRDRFTFLDLNYYFNQNDQ